A stretch of DNA from Skermanella mucosa:
TGGTCGCGAGCATCCGGAGCCCGGCCGGCGTCATGCTCGGTCAGCACCGCGTCGACCGCGGCGGGATCGATTGCCTGAGCCTGCGACAGCAGATCATACGCCTCTTCCTCATGGCCCAGGGCCTGCTCGTGAAGTCCTCGTTCGGCCAGCTTCCGGGCGCGATGCGCCGTTCCGGCGCCATCGTCCTCGGGAATATCGGATCTTGCAGATCTGTCGGTCATGGCTTCCTCCTGGGGAGTGAACAGGCGAGACGGCACATCGGTGCGGAGGCGCCGCGGATACTCGGCGGCGGAAGGTCATCCGCTGGAAATCCGGCCCGGCAATCGACAGGACCGGTCAGGAGACCGTCCCGGCTTCACGATCAGGAAGAAGATGCCGCTCATCCCACGAGGTCGATGACGCCGACGATCGTGTCGGGCACCGCTCCGTAGCGGATCAGCGGGATATCGACCGACTCGAAGCGGATATGGTCGCGGTTCTCGTACAGCAACCGTCCCGAACAGCGCCAGGATCGGCCGCCGGTCAGGACACGGGTGAAGTAATCGTGCAGCTGCTCGCTGATCGCCCCCGGAGTCTCCGGCGTGATGACCTGGCCGGTCATGTTCCGTCCGATGATCTGGATCGCCCGCTCGCCGTAGAGACGAAACTGGAAGGCGTCGTCCAGAGCGCGCACCACGTAGATGTTGGGAAGCAGCGGCCCATGGCTGGTGACGTCGAAGGAGGACCAGTGCGGGACCCCGTCGCGGCTGGCCGCCGCCCACCAATGCCACAGCTTCTCTGTCAGGCGGCTTTGGAAATACCGGGCCTGAACAGCCGCCTCATCGATGGGCTCTTCCACGACCCCGGGTTTGCTCTGCTCGCATTCGTTCCAGTGCTCTGAATACATGTTGTTCCGAGGCGGGCCATTCGACGGGGTTCCATCGTATCATGACCAAGCTTAATTTAAGATTGTTGGATCGGGCAACGGCACTTTATTCGCCGCGGCCGCGAAGCCGAGCCGACTATTGCCGCGTCGGCGGCGCCTATTCCCGCGCCGCCACGATCGTCCGGCCGTCGGCGCCGTGGATGACGAGCGTCCCGTCGTCTGGAAGCTCGTACCGGGCCGGCGCCTCGAGGATACTCAGGAATGCCGCCTCCAGACGAAGGAGATCCGGTGGGCAGGCCCGCCGGGTCGAGGCGACAGGTCCGATCGACACTCCCTCGCCCCTGACGGCATAGGCCGCGCCATAGGCGTTGCAGCCCGTCGTGCCGGAAAGCCGGCCGCCGTCCGCGAAGGCCAGCGTGGGCGGCATGCTTCCGGCGACCGCGGAACCGCCGACCTCGCGGACGGTCCAGGGGCGGCCTCGCAGCAGCTCCTCCGGATCTCCGCCGCAGCCCGCCAATTCCCGCCCGTCCACCGTGACGGTGACATGGTCCGGGTAAGGTATGCCGGTCATGGTGTCCGCGCAGGTCCGCGTCTCGATCGCGACGTGCAGCCGATGCGCCTCCGTAATCGCTTCGTAGCGGCGGCCGCCGGGCACCGTCTCCTCCGCCGGGCGCGGGACGGTGATCCGCGCCGCTCCGTAGTCCATCACCAGGGTGATCCGGTCCGGGGCGATCTCCAGCGACCAGCCCGGCTCGTTGCCGCGCGCCGCATAGGCGGCGTCGGCATCCGCCGCTGCCGCCGGGCAGGTTCCGCACAACACGGCCGCGGCGAGCATCGGCGGGAGGAGGACTCTCGACATCATGGAAACCCCGGAGACGGTCCGCCAGATTTCCACGCCGATCGTGAAAGGTCCAGGGTGCGGCATGGTCACCCCGATCGGGCGCGGGATGCCCGGCGTCATCCTCCTGCGCACCGGAATTCCCTCAAAATCCGTCTATATTTTGCGACCCATGGAAATGCATCAGATACGCTACTTCCTGGCGGTCGCCCGCACGCGCAACTTCACCCGCGCCGCGGAGGAGTGCCATGTCAGCCAGCCGTCGCTGACCCGCGCGATCCAGAAGCTGGAAGGGGAACTGGGCGGCCCGCTGTTCCGGCGGGAACACAGCCTGTCGCACTTGACCGACCTGGGCCGCATCATGCTCCCCCACCTGGAGCAGACCTACGGCGCGGCGCAGGCCGCGAAATCCATGGCGGAAGGGTTGCGCAAGGGCAGCCTGGCACCGCTTGGCCTGGGCGTCACCGCGTCCTTCGCCCCCGATCACCTGGTGGATCTGCTGGAGACGCTGAACCGCTCGCTGAACGGGCTGGAGCTGACGCTGGAGTCCGGGACCCACGCCGATCTCGTGCGGGACATGATGCAGGGCGGGTTCGACGTCGCGATCCTGGAGGAGGCGGCCGACCTTCCCGACCGGCTGCGAAGCTGGCAGCTCTTCCGGGAGCATTACCGGGTGCTGTGCCGGACCGACCACCGCTTCGCCCAGCTGAACGCGATCGAGCCGGCACTGCTCGACGGCGAGGTCTGGATCGACCGGCCGAACTGCCTGTCCAGCCCCCGCTTTCGGCAGCTCTGCGCCTTGGCCGGGGTCATGCCCGCGTTCCGCCACCGCGCCACCGGCGAGGAGCATCTCCAGCGGATGGTGCTGGCCGGCTTCGGCTGCGCCCTGGCGCCGGAAACCGTGCCGATCGCGGAAGGGCTGGCGATGCGCCCGGTCCACGACCTGGACCTGTCTCGTACCGTGCTGGTCGCCACCGTGATCGGCCGCCGCCTGTCGCCGGCCTCGGACGCCTTCCTGAAGGCGGCGCGGGCCCGCGCCTGGCCGCCAGGGGACCCGGAGGCTCAGCCGCCGATGCCCCGCAGGACCTGAAGCACCGCCTCCGGTTCCGCGCGGCGGCGGAAATCCACGTCGGCCTCGGCGAAGCGGATGATGCCGTGCCGGTCCACGACATATGTGGCCGGCACCGGGATGAACCACGCGTCGCTGCCGTAATGCAGGGCCAAGTCGCGGCCGATCCCCAGGTACGCCTCGCGGATCCGGTCGTTGATCCGGACGGCGAGCCCCATCCGGAGCGCAAGGCCATGGTCGACATCGACCAGGAACGAACCGTCCAGGTCGAGCGCCCGGCGGAGCGCCTCCGCCTCGCCGCCGATCTCGCCGGTCACCGCCACGAAGGTGGCGCCGAGCCGGCGGACTTCGGAAGCAGCCTCCGACCATGCCGCCATCTCGGTTCGGCAATAGGGACACCAGCCGCCCCGGTAGAAGCTCAGCACCGCCGGCCCCTCCGCCAGGAGGTCGAGGGACGACACGTAGCGGCCCCGGCTGTCGGGCAGGGCGAAAGGCTCCAGCCTGTCGCCGACCGCCGGGCTGCACGACGCGGCGCCGGCCGCGCGCAGATCCGCGACGAACCCGTCGTAGAGGACGTCCCAGGCCGGATCGAGCGACCGGCGTATCTCACCCAGCCTGTCGGCGAGTAGTGTCATGACCCGTGTCCCGATCGAAGGCGTCACTCCAAGGGCTTCAAGCCGGCCAGCAGCGTGGGGATCAGTTCGCTGACCGTGGGGTGGATATGGACGCAGCGCTGGATCACCGTGTAGGGCGCCTTCGCCGCCATGACGTCCAGCAGCGAATGGACGATCTCGTCGCCCTCGATGCACAGCAGCGCCGCCCCCAGGATCAGGCGGGTCTCGCGGTCCACCAGCACCTTCATGAAGCCCTGGGTCTCGCCGCGCTCCCGGGCGCGGCCGACGCGGGTCATGGGCAGCACGCCCTTCAGCGCCGGCCGGCCGGTGGCCCGCACCTCCGCCTCGGTCATGCCGGCGCGGCCGAGGGGAGGATCGGTGAACAGGGCATAGGCCGTGATGCGGTCCGACACCCGGCGCGGATCGCCGTCGAGCAGGTTGGCGGCGACGATCTCGAAATCATTATAGGAGGTATGGGTGAAGGCGCCGCGCCCGTTGACGTCGCCCAGGGCCCAGATCCCTTCGGCCCCGCTCTCCGCGGCGCTTGCCCTCAGCTGGTCGTCGACCTGGATGAAGCCGCGCTTGTCGGTGGCGACGCCGGCGGCCTCCAGGTTCAGGCCGTCCGAGTTCGGCACCCGGCCGACCGCCAGCAGCAGGTGGCTGCCCTCGACCTCGACGGGGCGGCCGCCGGCCGTAGCCGCCAGCCGCACGCCGGAGCCCCGCTTCTCCACCGCGATATCCCGCACCCCCAGGTGGATCTCGATCCCTTCCGCCGCCAGGATGTCGCGCACCGTGTCGGATACCTCCGGGTCCTCCCGGGCGATCAGGCGGTCGGCATACTCGACCACCGTGACGCGGGAGCCGAAGCGGCGGTACATCTGGGCGAACTCCAGGCCGATATAGCTGCCCCCGGCGACGATCAGATGATCCGGCAGCGTGTCGATCCCCATCATGGAGGTGTTGGTCAGGTAGGGCACCCCGGACAGGCCGGGCCAGTCGGGCACCGCCGGCCGCCCGCCGGTATTGACGAAGATCCGGGGCGCGGTCAGGGTCTCGCCGTTCACCTCGATCTCGCGGGGACCGGTGAAGCGGGCCGATCCCCAGACCAGGGTCAGGTTCTCCGTGCCGCCCAGCCAGGCCGCCAGGCTGTCCAGCGACGCCTGCACGATCCGGTCCTTCCGCGCCTTGACCGCCTTCATGTCGACCCGGACCTC
This window harbors:
- a CDS encoding LysR family transcriptional regulator; the protein is MHQIRYFLAVARTRNFTRAAEECHVSQPSLTRAIQKLEGELGGPLFRREHSLSHLTDLGRIMLPHLEQTYGAAQAAKSMAEGLRKGSLAPLGLGVTASFAPDHLVDLLETLNRSLNGLELTLESGTHADLVRDMMQGGFDVAILEEAADLPDRLRSWQLFREHYRVLCRTDHRFAQLNAIEPALLDGEVWIDRPNCLSSPRFRQLCALAGVMPAFRHRATGEEHLQRMVLAGFGCALAPETVPIAEGLAMRPVHDLDLSRTVLVATVIGRRLSPASDAFLKAARARAWPPGDPEAQPPMPRRT
- a CDS encoding peroxiredoxin-like family protein → MTLLADRLGEIRRSLDPAWDVLYDGFVADLRAAGAASCSPAVGDRLEPFALPDSRGRYVSSLDLLAEGPAVLSFYRGGWCPYCRTEMAAWSEAASEVRRLGATFVAVTGEIGGEAEALRRALDLDGSFLVDVDHGLALRMGLAVRINDRIREAYLGIGRDLALHYGSDAWFIPVPATYVVDRHGIIRFAEADVDFRRRAEPEAVLQVLRGIGG
- a CDS encoding META domain-containing protein; translated protein: MTPGIPRPIGVTMPHPGPFTIGVEIWRTVSGVSMMSRVLLPPMLAAAVLCGTCPAAAADADAAYAARGNEPGWSLEIAPDRITLVMDYGAARITVPRPAEETVPGGRRYEAITEAHRLHVAIETRTCADTMTGIPYPDHVTVTVDGRELAGCGGDPEELLRGRPWTVREVGGSAVAGSMPPTLAFADGGRLSGTTGCNAYGAAYAVRGEGVSIGPVASTRRACPPDLLRLEAAFLSILEAPARYELPDDGTLVIHGADGRTIVAARE
- a CDS encoding PAS domain-containing protein, giving the protein MYSEHWNECEQSKPGVVEEPIDEAAVQARYFQSRLTEKLWHWWAAASRDGVPHWSSFDVTSHGPLLPNIYVVRALDDAFQFRLYGERAIQIIGRNMTGQVITPETPGAISEQLHDYFTRVLTGGRSWRCSGRLLYENRDHIRFESVDIPLIRYGAVPDTIVGVIDLVG
- a CDS encoding FAD-containing oxidoreductase, with translation MAKTFDAIVIGSGQAGPFLAVRLAQAGMRTAVIEREHLGGTCVNDGCIPTKTLVASARVAHLARRAADYGVLTGGEVRVDMKAVKARKDRIVQASLDSLAAWLGGTENLTLVWGSARFTGPREIEVNGETLTAPRIFVNTGGRPAVPDWPGLSGVPYLTNTSMMGIDTLPDHLIVAGGSYIGLEFAQMYRRFGSRVTVVEYADRLIAREDPEVSDTVRDILAAEGIEIHLGVRDIAVEKRGSGVRLAATAGGRPVEVEGSHLLLAVGRVPNSDGLNLEAAGVATDKRGFIQVDDQLRASAAESGAEGIWALGDVNGRGAFTHTSYNDFEIVAANLLDGDPRRVSDRITAYALFTDPPLGRAGMTEAEVRATGRPALKGVLPMTRVGRARERGETQGFMKVLVDRETRLILGAALLCIEGDEIVHSLLDVMAAKAPYTVIQRCVHIHPTVSELIPTLLAGLKPLE